One genomic segment of Microbacterium sp. ProA8 includes these proteins:
- a CDS encoding 5'-nucleotidase C-terminal domain-containing protein, with protein MPDHASDHESDRDMPPLADTPPRSGLSRRNFLVGASAAGVLAAAGWVQTPRAVAAGGGKSVTITIMGTSDIHANVLNWDYYKDAAYGDSAGNTIGLARVSSLVNQIRADRGRERTLLFDAGDTIQGSPLGFYYATVDPVTESGAVHPVAAGLNAIGYDAVALGNHEFNYGLEFLDYWISQLDAPALAANAVHAGTTEPAFQPYVVKKMHVPGYKPIRVGVLGLTNPGVVIWDKSNVSGRVDVLDVVESAARWVAVMRAEGVDVVVVSVHAGDSGLSSYGSDIPVENAARMLAEEVPGIDAILFGHAHLDKPEVRVTNRVTGKEVVMSEPKNWGQRLSVFDLELTMERGQWGVATARSLTLNTNTVADDPALVQVVQAQHDAVVAYVNTPVATSSETLAAAESCWKDTAILDYVNHVQIDVVSKAIAGTAEASLPIISLAAPFNRAATFPAGQVTIKDVAGLYIYDNTLLGSVLTGAQIKDYLEYSAKYFLTVAPGAPVAPATWTNAQGTPDYNFDQFSGVTYDIDISQPQGSRIVNLAWEGTPVAADQRFVVAVNNYRQSGGGGFPHIAAAPVVYNAQVAIREAIVAYASATGVIDPTDFHVVNWRLVRAGTPVF; from the coding sequence ATGCCTGATCACGCATCCGACCACGAATCCGACCGCGACATGCCCCCTCTGGCGGACACCCCGCCGCGGTCGGGCCTCAGCCGACGGAACTTCCTCGTCGGCGCCTCGGCAGCCGGCGTGCTCGCCGCGGCGGGGTGGGTGCAGACGCCGCGGGCAGTGGCGGCCGGCGGAGGCAAGTCCGTCACCATCACGATCATGGGCACCTCCGACATCCATGCCAACGTGCTCAACTGGGACTACTACAAGGACGCGGCCTACGGCGACAGCGCCGGCAACACCATCGGCCTGGCGCGCGTGTCGAGCCTCGTCAACCAGATCCGCGCCGACCGCGGCCGCGAGCGCACGCTGCTCTTCGATGCCGGCGACACGATCCAGGGCTCTCCGCTCGGGTTCTACTACGCGACCGTCGACCCGGTGACGGAGTCCGGCGCCGTGCACCCGGTCGCAGCGGGGCTCAATGCGATCGGGTACGACGCCGTGGCGCTCGGCAACCACGAGTTCAACTACGGGCTCGAGTTCCTCGACTACTGGATCTCGCAGCTGGATGCCCCGGCGCTGGCCGCCAACGCCGTGCATGCGGGCACCACGGAGCCGGCGTTCCAGCCCTACGTCGTCAAGAAGATGCACGTGCCCGGGTACAAGCCGATCCGCGTCGGCGTCCTGGGGCTCACCAACCCCGGCGTGGTGATCTGGGACAAGAGCAATGTCAGCGGCCGCGTCGACGTGCTCGATGTCGTGGAGAGCGCGGCACGCTGGGTCGCCGTCATGCGCGCCGAGGGCGTGGATGTCGTGGTCGTGAGCGTGCATGCCGGCGACAGCGGCCTGTCGTCCTACGGCAGCGACATCCCCGTCGAGAACGCGGCCCGAATGCTCGCCGAGGAGGTGCCCGGCATCGATGCGATCCTGTTCGGGCACGCGCACCTCGACAAGCCCGAGGTACGGGTGACGAACAGGGTCACCGGCAAAGAGGTCGTGATGAGCGAACCGAAGAACTGGGGCCAGCGGCTCAGCGTGTTCGATCTGGAGCTCACGATGGAGCGGGGCCAGTGGGGGGTCGCCACCGCGAGGTCGCTCACGCTGAACACCAACACCGTCGCCGACGATCCGGCACTGGTGCAGGTCGTCCAGGCGCAGCACGACGCCGTCGTCGCCTACGTGAACACGCCCGTCGCGACGTCGTCTGAGACGCTCGCCGCGGCCGAGTCCTGCTGGAAGGACACCGCGATCCTCGACTACGTGAACCACGTGCAGATCGACGTGGTCTCGAAGGCGATCGCGGGGACGGCCGAGGCATCCCTTCCGATCATCTCGCTCGCGGCGCCGTTCAACCGTGCGGCGACCTTCCCGGCGGGGCAGGTGACGATCAAGGATGTCGCGGGTCTGTACATCTACGACAACACGCTGCTCGGCTCGGTGCTGACCGGAGCCCAGATCAAGGACTACCTCGAGTACTCCGCGAAGTACTTCCTGACCGTCGCGCCGGGCGCGCCGGTGGCTCCCGCCACCTGGACCAACGCGCAGGGAACCCCGGACTACAACTTCGACCAGTTCTCGGGCGTCACATACGACATCGACATCTCTCAGCCGCAGGGCTCGCGCATCGTGAACCTGGCGTGGGAGGGCACTCCGGTGGCCGCCGACCAGCGTTTCGTGGTCGCCGTCAACAACTACCGGCAGTCCGGCGGCGGCGGCTTCCCGCACATCGCGGCCGCGCCGGTCGTCTACAACGCCCAGGTCGCCATCCGCGAGGCGATCGTGGCCTACGCGTCGGCGACGGGAGTCATCGACCCCACGGACTTCCATGTCGTGAACTGGAGGCTCGTGCGGGCCGGTACGCCGGTCTTCTGA
- the ilvC gene encoding ketol-acid reductoisomerase gives MAEIFYDADADLSIVQGKKVAIVGYGSQGHAHAQNLRDSGVEVVIALKDGSKSTEKAQEEGFEVKSVADAAEWADLIMILAPDQHQRSIYSESIKDKLTPGKTLAFAHGFNIRFGYIEAPEGVDVILVAPKAPGHTVRREYVAGRGIPDIIAVERDASGTAWATALSYAKAIGGTRAGVIKTTFTEETETDLFGEQAVLCGGVSQLVQYGFETLTEAGYQPQIAYFEVLHELKLIVDLMWEGGIAKQRWSVSDTAEYGDYVSGPRVIDPHVKENMQAVLADIQSGAFAQRFIDDQDNGAVEFLELREKAAAHPIETVGRDLRALFAWKQQDEDYVEGNAAR, from the coding sequence ATGGCTGAGATCTTCTACGACGCCGATGCCGACCTGAGCATCGTCCAGGGCAAGAAGGTGGCGATCGTGGGCTACGGCTCGCAGGGCCACGCGCACGCCCAGAACCTTCGCGACTCGGGTGTCGAGGTCGTCATCGCGCTCAAGGACGGCTCGAAGTCGACCGAGAAGGCGCAGGAGGAGGGCTTCGAGGTCAAGTCGGTCGCCGACGCGGCCGAGTGGGCCGACCTCATCATGATCCTGGCCCCCGACCAGCACCAGCGCTCGATCTACAGCGAGAGCATCAAGGACAAGCTGACGCCGGGCAAGACGCTGGCCTTCGCGCACGGCTTCAACATCCGCTTCGGCTACATCGAGGCGCCCGAGGGCGTCGACGTCATCCTCGTCGCCCCGAAGGCCCCGGGCCACACCGTGCGCCGTGAGTACGTCGCCGGGCGCGGCATCCCCGACATCATCGCGGTGGAGCGGGATGCCTCGGGCACCGCGTGGGCGACCGCGCTCTCGTACGCGAAGGCCATCGGCGGCACGCGCGCGGGCGTCATCAAGACGACGTTCACGGAAGAGACCGAGACCGACCTGTTCGGTGAGCAGGCCGTTCTCTGCGGCGGTGTGTCCCAGCTCGTCCAGTACGGCTTCGAGACGCTGACCGAGGCGGGCTACCAGCCGCAGATCGCCTACTTCGAGGTGCTGCACGAGCTCAAGCTCATCGTCGACCTCATGTGGGAGGGCGGCATCGCCAAGCAGCGCTGGTCGGTCTCCGACACCGCCGAGTACGGCGACTACGTCTCGGGCCCGCGCGTCATCGACCCGCACGTGAAGGAGAACATGCAGGCCGTGCTCGCCGACATCCAGTCAGGCGCGTTCGCCCAGCGCTTCATCGACGACCAGGACAACGGCGCCGTCGAGTTCCTCGAGCTGCGCGAGAAGGCCGCCGCCCACCCGATCGAGACGGTCGGCCGGGATCTGCGCGCGCTCTTCGCCTGGAAGCAGCAGGACGAGGACTACGTCGAGGGCAACGCCGCGCGCTGA
- the ilvN gene encoding acetolactate synthase small subunit encodes MTTHVLSLLVEDKPGLLTRVAGLFARRGFNIESLAVGVTEVPGLSRITVVVDVDELPLEQVTKQLNKLINVIKIVELDPVASVQREHMLVKVRADNQTRSNVLEVVNLFRGQIVDYAPDALVVEVTGDKGKVEAFLRALEPFGIKELAQSGLVAIGRGGKSITERVLRG; translated from the coding sequence ATGACGACTCACGTGCTCAGCCTCCTCGTGGAGGACAAGCCGGGTCTGCTGACCCGCGTCGCCGGGCTGTTCGCGCGGCGCGGCTTCAACATCGAGTCCCTCGCGGTGGGCGTCACCGAGGTCCCCGGCCTCTCGCGCATCACCGTGGTGGTCGACGTCGACGAGCTGCCGCTCGAGCAGGTCACGAAGCAGCTCAACAAGCTCATCAACGTCATCAAGATCGTCGAGCTCGACCCCGTGGCATCCGTCCAGCGCGAGCACATGCTCGTGAAGGTGCGCGCCGACAACCAGACGCGCTCGAACGTGCTCGAGGTCGTGAACCTCTTCCGCGGGCAGATCGTCGACTACGCGCCCGACGCGCTCGTCGTCGAGGTGACCGGCGACAAGGGCAAGGTCGAGGCCTTCCTGCGCGCTCTCGAGCCGTTCGGCATCAAGGAGCTGGCGCAGTCCGGCCTCGTCGCCATCGGCCGCGGCGGCAAGAGCATCACCGAGCGCGTCCTGCGCGGCTGA
- a CDS encoding acetolactate synthase large subunit, translating into MSADTAAAVPRPPARTASTPVLTGAEAVVRSLDLLGVTDVFGLPGGAIMPVYDPLMDDESVRHILVRHEQGAGHAAEGYAAASGRVGVALATSGPGATNLVTAIADAYMDSVPIVCITGQVFSTLMGTDAFQEADIVGITMPITKHSFLVKRAEDIPGAIAAAFEIASTGRPGPVLVDITKDAQQAEAPFVWPPQIDLPGYRPVTKAHGKQIQAAAQLIADAKKPVLYVGGGVIRSRASAELRALAETTGAPVVTTLMARGAFPDSHPQHLGMPGMHGTVPAVLALQEADLLVALGARFDDRVTGKAALFAPNAKVVHVDIDPAEISKIRTADVPIVGDLKDVLVDLDAAFRAVSDGSTPDIGEWWSFLDGLRDEFPLGYTQPTDGLMSPQYVIKRIGELTGPEGIYAAGVGQHQMWAAQFIKYERPNAWLNSGGAGTMGYSVPAAMGAKVAEPDRHVWAIDGDGCFQMTNQELATCAINKIPIKVAIINNSSLGMVRQWQTLFYDGRHSHTDLNTGHGTVRIPDFVKLAEAYGCLAIRVEKEEDVDAAIQTALETNDRPVVIDFVVSADAMVWPMVPQGVSNSYVQYARDHSPAFDEQED; encoded by the coding sequence CCGTTCCCCGGCCGCCCGCCCGCACCGCCTCGACGCCCGTGCTCACGGGCGCGGAAGCGGTCGTCCGCTCCCTCGACCTGCTGGGGGTGACCGACGTCTTCGGTCTTCCCGGCGGAGCGATCATGCCCGTCTACGACCCCCTCATGGACGACGAGTCGGTGCGTCACATCCTCGTCCGTCACGAGCAGGGCGCCGGTCACGCCGCGGAGGGCTATGCCGCGGCATCCGGTCGCGTCGGCGTCGCCCTCGCGACCTCCGGTCCGGGCGCCACCAACCTCGTCACCGCGATCGCCGACGCCTACATGGACTCCGTGCCGATCGTCTGCATCACCGGTCAGGTGTTCTCGACCCTCATGGGCACGGATGCCTTCCAGGAGGCCGACATCGTCGGCATCACGATGCCGATCACCAAGCACTCCTTCCTGGTGAAGCGCGCCGAGGACATCCCCGGCGCGATCGCCGCGGCGTTCGAGATCGCGTCGACCGGTCGCCCCGGTCCCGTGCTCGTCGACATCACGAAGGACGCCCAGCAGGCCGAGGCGCCCTTCGTGTGGCCGCCGCAGATCGACCTGCCCGGCTACCGGCCGGTGACCAAGGCGCACGGCAAGCAGATCCAGGCGGCGGCGCAGCTGATCGCCGACGCCAAGAAGCCGGTGCTGTACGTCGGCGGCGGTGTGATCCGCTCGCGGGCGTCCGCCGAGCTGCGCGCGCTCGCCGAGACGACCGGCGCACCCGTCGTGACCACGCTCATGGCACGCGGCGCGTTCCCCGACTCGCACCCGCAGCATCTGGGCATGCCCGGCATGCACGGCACCGTCCCCGCCGTGCTCGCGCTGCAGGAGGCCGACCTGCTCGTCGCCCTCGGCGCGCGGTTCGACGACCGCGTCACCGGCAAGGCGGCGCTGTTCGCGCCGAACGCCAAGGTCGTGCACGTCGACATCGACCCGGCGGAGATCTCGAAGATCCGCACGGCCGACGTCCCGATCGTCGGCGACCTGAAGGACGTGCTCGTCGACCTGGATGCCGCCTTCCGTGCGGTGAGCGACGGCTCCACTCCCGATATCGGAGAGTGGTGGTCGTTCCTCGACGGCCTCCGCGACGAGTTCCCGCTCGGCTACACCCAGCCGACCGACGGCCTCATGTCGCCGCAGTACGTGATCAAGCGCATCGGCGAGCTGACCGGACCCGAGGGCATCTACGCCGCGGGCGTCGGCCAGCACCAGATGTGGGCCGCGCAGTTCATCAAGTACGAGCGTCCGAACGCCTGGCTGAACTCCGGCGGCGCCGGCACCATGGGCTACTCGGTGCCCGCCGCCATGGGTGCGAAGGTCGCCGAGCCCGATCGCCACGTGTGGGCGATCGACGGCGACGGGTGCTTCCAGATGACCAATCAGGAACTCGCCACCTGCGCGATCAACAAGATCCCGATCAAGGTCGCCATCATCAACAACTCGTCGCTGGGCATGGTGCGCCAGTGGCAGACGCTGTTCTACGACGGCCGCCACTCCCACACCGACCTCAACACGGGTCATGGCACCGTGCGCATCCCCGACTTCGTGAAGCTGGCGGAGGCCTACGGGTGCCTCGCGATCCGCGTCGAGAAGGAGGAGGACGTGGATGCCGCGATCCAGACCGCCCTCGAGACCAACGATCGCCCCGTCGTGATCGACTTCGTCGTGAGCGCCGACGCGATGGTGTGGCCGATGGTGCCCCAGGGCGTCAGCAACAGCTACGTCCAGTACGCGCGGGATCACTCGCCCGCCTTCGACGAGCAGGAGGACTGA